In Actinobacillus indolicus, a single genomic region encodes these proteins:
- the fucA gene encoding L-fuculose-phosphate aldolase, whose amino-acid sequence MNRQTLARKIIDTCLEMTRLGLNQGTAGNISVRYQDGMLITPSGMPYEKMKEDDIVYVDNEGNFEAGKLPSSEWQFHLAVYQTRPELNAVVHNHAINCTGVSILNKDIPAIHYMIGVTGTDHVPCVPYATFGTWQLAEYVKQGIAKSKAILLQHHGMIAAEVNLEKALWVAHEVEVLAEWYLKLLAITPNVPVLSDEEIKVVLGKFSTYGLRVEEKH is encoded by the coding sequence ATGAATCGTCAAACATTAGCGAGAAAAATTATTGACACCTGTTTGGAAATGACCCGTTTGGGGTTAAACCAAGGTACGGCAGGAAATATCAGTGTCCGTTATCAAGATGGTATGCTGATCACCCCGTCAGGTATGCCTTATGAAAAAATGAAGGAAGACGACATTGTCTATGTGGATAACGAAGGCAATTTTGAAGCAGGAAAACTGCCGTCAAGCGAGTGGCAATTCCATCTTGCCGTGTACCAAACCCGTCCAGAGTTAAATGCTGTGGTACATAACCACGCCATCAACTGCACTGGCGTATCTATCTTAAATAAAGATATTCCCGCTATTCATTATATGATTGGCGTGACGGGGACAGATCACGTTCCATGTGTGCCTTACGCTACTTTCGGCACTTGGCAACTGGCGGAATATGTAAAACAAGGTATCGCAAAAAGCAAAGCAATTTTATTACAACATCACGGTATGATTGCTGCCGAAGTTAATCTTGAAAAAGCGCTTTGGGTCGCACATGAAGTAGAGGTATTAGCCGAATGGTATCTGAAACTCTTGGCTATCACCCCTAATGTCCCAGTGCTTTCTGATGAAGAGATTAAGGTTGTTTTAGGCAAATTCTCGACTTATGGATTGAGAGTGGAAGAGAAACATTAA
- a CDS encoding sugar ABC transporter ATP-binding protein, protein MTAVNSNTPLLSMKNISKSFVGVQALKNVQLELHKGEAHALMGENGAGKSTLMKCLIGVYQADEGEIIYKGKAVNYSSVLEAQKDGISMIFQELNLIPHLTVAENIFFAREPNKFGIVDKAKMNKDAADLLNMFDIDVKPTDLVKDLSVARQQMVEIAKALSFDVEVLIMDEPTSALTEKEIEKLFELVRRLKEKGVCIVYISHRMDELKQICDRITIFRDGTYVSSHRFSDITMDEIITKMVGRTLDNHFPPKTAKISDELLLSVMNAERKGVFEPLNFDLLKGEVLGITGLVGAKRTELARAIFGADPLDGGEIYVRNKKVVIRDPSDSIKAGIAYLSEDRKLNGVAVRMSIRENITMASMDKVCDQLGIISHNEELKASDTFIKKMEIKTPTPEQLVNNLSGGNQQKVVIGKWLFRDANVMIFDEPTRGIDVGAKYAIYQLIDELAANGVGVIVISSELPEILGITDRVIVMREGRMTGMLETKKTNQEDIMQYATGVRNMFKNEYKN, encoded by the coding sequence ATGACCGCAGTCAATAGCAATACGCCGTTACTCTCAATGAAGAACATCAGCAAATCTTTTGTGGGGGTTCAAGCCTTAAAAAATGTTCAGCTTGAACTGCATAAAGGAGAAGCCCACGCTTTAATGGGTGAAAACGGTGCTGGAAAATCCACCTTAATGAAATGCTTGATCGGGGTTTATCAAGCAGATGAAGGGGAGATCATCTATAAAGGAAAAGCCGTCAATTATTCTTCTGTGTTGGAAGCTCAGAAAGACGGTATCAGTATGATTTTCCAAGAGTTAAACCTCATTCCTCATCTTACCGTGGCAGAAAATATCTTCTTTGCCCGTGAACCAAATAAATTTGGCATTGTTGATAAAGCCAAAATGAATAAAGATGCTGCCGACTTACTCAATATGTTTGATATTGATGTGAAGCCGACCGATCTTGTCAAAGACCTTTCCGTTGCTCGTCAGCAAATGGTGGAAATTGCCAAAGCTCTTTCTTTTGATGTGGAAGTCTTAATTATGGACGAACCGACTTCCGCTCTCACGGAAAAAGAGATTGAGAAATTATTTGAGCTTGTCCGCCGCTTGAAAGAGAAAGGCGTGTGTATTGTCTATATTTCTCACCGTATGGACGAACTGAAACAGATCTGCGACCGCATTACCATTTTCCGTGATGGCACTTATGTGTCTAGCCACCGTTTCTCAGACATTACGATGGACGAAATCATTACCAAAATGGTAGGGCGTACGCTCGATAACCACTTCCCACCAAAAACCGCCAAAATCAGTGATGAATTGTTGCTTTCTGTGATGAATGCAGAACGTAAGGGCGTATTTGAGCCGTTAAACTTTGACTTGTTAAAAGGCGAAGTGTTAGGAATTACAGGCTTAGTTGGGGCGAAACGAACAGAGCTTGCTCGTGCGATTTTTGGAGCAGATCCCCTTGATGGAGGCGAAATTTATGTTCGGAATAAGAAAGTGGTTATTCGTGACCCAAGTGACTCGATTAAAGCCGGTATTGCTTATCTGTCTGAAGACCGCAAGCTAAATGGGGTGGCAGTGAGAATGTCTATTCGTGAGAACATCACCATGGCTTCAATGGATAAAGTGTGCGATCAGTTAGGTATTATTTCACACAATGAGGAGCTGAAAGCGAGCGATACCTTTATTAAGAAAATGGAAATTAAAACGCCAACACCAGAGCAGTTAGTGAACAACTTAAGTGGTGGTAACCAACAAAAAGTGGTGATCGGCAAATGGTTGTTCCGTGATGCGAATGTGATGATTTTCGATGAACCAACTCGAGGCATTGACGTTGGGGCGAAATATGCGATTTATCAGTTAATTGATGAACTTGCCGCTAATGGTGTCGGTGTGATTGTTATTTCTTCTGAATTACCTGAAATTTTAGGAATTACCGACCGTGTTATCGTGATGCGTGAGGGCAGAATGACAGGTATGTTGGAAACCAAGAA